Proteins encoded within one genomic window of bacterium:
- the recR gene encoding recombination mediator RecR gives MFTYAPPLARLIEELGKLPTVGPKTAQRLAFHMLSMSAQDAEALAEAILECKRRIRHCSVCGNITEADPCALCTNPQRDRSVICVVEDARDIAAMERTREFKGVYHVLQGAISPLDGIGPDDLRITELLHRVSTGEVCEVIVATNPRVEGEATALYLSKVLKPLGVRVTRIAHGLPVGGDLEYADEVTLARALEGRREL, from the coding sequence GTGTTCACGTACGCGCCGCCGCTCGCCCGGCTGATCGAGGAGCTGGGGAAGCTGCCCACGGTCGGTCCGAAGACCGCGCAGCGTCTCGCGTTCCACATGCTCTCGATGTCGGCGCAGGACGCCGAGGCTCTTGCCGAGGCGATTCTGGAATGCAAACGTCGGATCCGTCACTGCTCCGTGTGCGGCAACATCACCGAGGCCGACCCGTGCGCGCTGTGCACCAATCCGCAGCGGGACCGGTCGGTGATCTGCGTCGTCGAGGACGCGCGGGACATCGCCGCGATGGAGCGCACGCGCGAGTTCAAGGGCGTCTATCACGTCCTGCAGGGTGCGATCTCCCCCCTGGACGGGATCGGACCGGACGACCTGCGCATCACCGAACTGCTGCATCGCGTCTCCACGGGCGAGGTCTGCGAGGTCATCGTCGCCACGAATCCCCGCGTGGAGGGCGAAGCCACAGCGCTCTATCTGTCCAAAGTGCTCAAGCCCCTCGGGGTCCGGGTCACCCGGATCGCGCACGGGTTACCCGTTGGCGGCGATCTGGAGTACGCGGACGAGGTGACGCTGGCTCGCGCGCTGGAGGGACGCCGCGAGCTGTAG
- the dnaX gene encoding DNA polymerase III subunit gamma/tau — protein MSHVSFYRKWRPQTFEDVFGQERVTRTLQNAIASNRIVHAYLFCGYRGTGKTTTARLLAKALNCERGPTPTPCNVCANCRAISEGASLDVIEIDAASNRGIDEIRDLREKISRVPVGSRYNVYIIDEAHMLTTEAANALLKTLEEPPAHAVLVLVTTEPHRLPPTITSRTQRFDFKRIPQATIVDRLRAIATSEGFTVEEDALHLIARSADGALRDAESLLDQLSAFCQGTVTTADVLAVLGVIEEEVTQELADAIIGGDGARCLVIAARVIDEGRDVRQILRSLIEQFRDLLVVAVVDEPRGVVETSDARLASLRAQSARLAPAAIIQKIRMLAAAEAEARLTTQPRIALEMALLRVSRPEMDPTLDGLTARVEALERRRDRPAGDGAAAPPRSEGPATGAPSSGDDAGQGRRGGASRSAAPRTAGAPRRDPSRSDAGADSTGAVEESQASASAGSRSDPAGARGAAAPEPPGAGASPGQVAARDAASEGGVSFELLRARWGHVMEEVKQRTRTVHAFLLESTPRELSGTELVLAVRHRFHMESLQDLKTRRIVEDALARVFGAPMRVRFTLDDTPPPAQEVPPEAPGAADDVLVSEAVRRFGNPVQEVRRPE, from the coding sequence GTGTCTCATGTGTCCTTCTACCGGAAATGGCGGCCGCAGACGTTCGAGGATGTGTTCGGCCAGGAGCGTGTGACCCGCACGCTTCAGAACGCCATCGCATCGAACCGCATCGTGCACGCGTATCTGTTCTGCGGGTACCGCGGCACCGGCAAGACGACCACGGCGCGGTTACTCGCGAAGGCGCTGAACTGCGAACGCGGTCCCACGCCGACGCCATGCAACGTGTGCGCGAACTGTCGCGCGATCAGCGAGGGCGCCTCGCTCGACGTCATTGAGATCGACGCGGCGAGCAACCGCGGCATCGACGAGATCCGCGATCTCCGCGAGAAGATCTCGCGCGTCCCCGTCGGGAGCCGGTACAACGTGTACATCATCGACGAGGCGCACATGTTGACGACGGAGGCGGCCAACGCGCTGCTGAAGACGCTCGAGGAGCCACCGGCGCACGCCGTGCTCGTCCTCGTGACAACCGAGCCGCACCGGCTCCCGCCGACGATCACGTCGCGCACCCAGCGCTTCGACTTCAAACGTATTCCTCAGGCCACGATCGTCGACCGCCTGCGCGCCATCGCGACGTCGGAGGGGTTCACTGTCGAGGAGGATGCGCTCCATCTGATCGCACGGAGCGCGGACGGCGCGTTGCGGGACGCTGAGAGCCTGCTCGACCAGCTCAGCGCCTTTTGCCAGGGAACCGTGACCACGGCCGACGTGCTGGCGGTGCTCGGCGTGATCGAGGAGGAAGTGACGCAGGAACTGGCGGACGCCATCATCGGCGGCGATGGCGCGCGGTGCTTGGTGATCGCGGCCCGCGTGATCGACGAGGGCCGTGATGTCCGCCAGATCCTCAGGAGTCTCATCGAGCAGTTCCGGGATCTCCTCGTGGTTGCGGTGGTCGACGAGCCCCGGGGGGTCGTCGAGACGAGCGACGCTCGGCTGGCTTCCCTGCGCGCGCAGAGCGCGCGGCTCGCCCCGGCGGCGATCATCCAGAAGATCCGGATGCTCGCCGCCGCCGAGGCGGAAGCCAGGCTGACGACCCAGCCGCGGATTGCGCTCGAGATGGCGCTGCTGCGGGTGAGCCGCCCGGAGATGGATCCGACGCTCGACGGGTTGACAGCGCGGGTGGAGGCGCTCGAGCGGCGGCGCGATCGACCGGCCGGAGACGGTGCGGCCGCGCCGCCGCGCTCGGAGGGTCCCGCGACCGGCGCCCCGTCCTCTGGAGACGACGCCGGGCAGGGGCGGCGCGGCGGCGCCTCACGCTCGGCCGCGCCGAGAACTGCGGGCGCGCCCCGTCGCGACCCGTCGCGCAGCGACGCCGGGGCTGACTCGACGGGGGCGGTCGAGGAATCGCAGGCCAGCGCCTCCGCGGGTTCACGATCGGATCCGGCGGGGGCGCGCGGAGCCGCCGCGCCCGAGCCGCCCGGCGCTGGGGCGTCTCCCGGGCAGGTGGCCGCCCGCGACGCTGCGTCCGAGGGCGGCGTGAGCTTCGAGTTGCTCCGTGCCCGGTGGGGCCACGTGATGGAGGAGGTGAAGCAGCGCACTCGCACGGTCCACGCGTTTCTCCTGGAGAGCACGCCCCGTGAGCTGTCTGGCACCGAGCTGGTGCTTGCGGTGCGGCACCGGTTCCACATGGAGAGCCTTCAGGACCTCAAGACCCGCCGGATCGTGGAGGATGCGCTGGCGCGCGTGTTTGGTGCGCCGATGCGCGTGCGGTTTACGCTCGATGACACCCCGCCGCCGGCGCAGGAGGTGCCTCCCGAGGCCCCCGGCGCAGCCGATGATGTGTTGGTCTCGGAGGCGGTGCGCCGGTTCGGCAATCCCGTGCAGGAGGTCCGGCGCCCCGAGTAA
- a CDS encoding YbaB/EbfC family nucleoid-associated protein produces the protein MFNMQKMLKQVQKVQEEMARVQEALSGERVEGTAGGGVVRAIANGHGDLVSITIDPSVVDPSDVSMLEDLVVAASGEALRKARDLAAERMKAVTGGLQIPGLPGPGA, from the coding sequence ATGTTCAACATGCAGAAGATGCTGAAGCAGGTTCAGAAGGTCCAGGAAGAGATGGCCCGGGTCCAAGAGGCGCTGTCGGGCGAACGCGTCGAGGGGACCGCTGGCGGCGGTGTCGTCCGCGCAATCGCGAACGGGCACGGGGATCTCGTCTCGATCACGATCGACCCTAGCGTCGTCGACCCGAGCGACGTCTCGATGCTCGAGGATCTGGTCGTCGCGGCGTCCGGGGAAGCCCTTCGGAAGGCCCGGGACCTGGCCGCCGAGCGCATGAAGGCCGTGACCGGGGGGCTCCAGATTCCCGGTCTGCCCGGCCCCGGCGCGTGA
- a CDS encoding CPBP family intramembrane glutamic endopeptidase — translation MLALVSLTIAVGIFFDARPRVGARSAALWAVATLLGLGLVAPLYLLMRPSRAPAWGILEILALTLFFTMIVPLIGQLLHVRAAGAPPLPTIAALAVLQNAVFAAAAVYVARVKYRLPLAALGLTIGAWSQRLRQGAIAAAAGIAANSVGQSATVAALAIWMGRQAANDLVVRDEVHTPVYRILPQLHQRGEIAVLAVLVGIVVPIGEEIFFRGLAFGALRRVMNRHLAVLLSALFFAAAHLEPVALVPIVLLGVVLAYTYDYTGSLAPGMIAHGVNNLAALFVFYQSPTPGSS, via the coding sequence TTGCTCGCGCTGGTTTCCCTTACGATCGCGGTCGGCATCTTCTTCGACGCGAGGCCGCGCGTCGGCGCGAGGTCCGCCGCGCTGTGGGCGGTGGCCACGCTGCTCGGCCTGGGTCTCGTCGCGCCGCTCTACCTGTTGATGCGTCCCTCACGCGCGCCGGCGTGGGGGATCCTCGAAATCCTGGCGCTCACGCTGTTCTTCACGATGATCGTCCCGCTCATCGGCCAATTGCTTCACGTCCGCGCCGCCGGTGCGCCGCCGCTTCCGACGATCGCCGCGCTCGCGGTGCTCCAGAACGCGGTGTTCGCCGCCGCTGCCGTCTACGTCGCGCGCGTCAAGTACCGCCTCCCGCTCGCCGCGCTTGGCCTCACGATCGGTGCCTGGTCGCAGCGGCTCCGCCAGGGCGCGATCGCCGCGGCGGCCGGCATCGCGGCGAACAGCGTGGGGCAGAGCGCCACCGTGGCCGCGCTCGCGATCTGGATGGGGCGCCAGGCCGCAAACGACCTCGTGGTGCGCGACGAGGTCCACACGCCGGTGTACCGCATCCTACCGCAGCTTCATCAACGCGGCGAGATCGCCGTCCTCGCGGTGCTGGTCGGCATCGTCGTGCCGATCGGCGAGGAGATCTTCTTTCGGGGCCTCGCGTTCGGGGCGCTGCGCCGCGTGATGAACCGCCACCTCGCGGTACTGCTGAGCGCGTTGTTCTTCGCCGCAGCCCATCTCGAGCCGGTGGCGCTCGTGCCGATCGTGCTGCTCGGCGTGGTCCTCGCGTACACTTACGATTACACCGGCTCGCTCGCACCGGGCATGATCGCGCACGGCGTCAACAATCTCGCTGCGCTCTTCGTCTTCTACCAGAGCCCGACCCCGGGATCGTCGTAG
- a CDS encoding ribonuclease H-like YkuK family protein has translation MEFVSPTYGRLSFERMFQQLVGYMQEQPDQRYHLIIGTDSLLGDDTCFVTAVVVHRVGRGGRYFYHKFRNRKIESLRQRILYETSLSLETASQLSAELAKNGYSELPVEIHLDVGDRGETKRVIREVVGMVQGSGYAAVTKPDSYGASKVADRETGKSSPRARTAVRRPAALKGSAAGE, from the coding sequence ATGGAGTTCGTCAGCCCTACATACGGTAGGCTCAGCTTCGAACGCATGTTCCAACAGCTCGTCGGCTACATGCAGGAACAGCCGGACCAACGGTACCACCTGATCATCGGGACGGACTCCCTGCTAGGCGACGACACCTGTTTCGTGACCGCCGTCGTGGTGCATCGCGTCGGTCGCGGGGGGCGGTATTTCTACCACAAGTTCCGAAACCGCAAGATCGAGAGCCTGCGACAGCGCATTCTCTACGAAACCTCGCTCAGCCTGGAGACGGCAAGCCAGCTCAGCGCCGAACTCGCGAAGAACGGTTACAGCGAACTGCCCGTGGAGATTCATCTGGACGTCGGCGACCGCGGGGAGACCAAGCGGGTGATTCGCGAGGTCGTCGGCATGGTCCAGGGCAGCGGCTACGCCGCGGTGACCAAACCCGACAGCTACGGGGCGAGCAAGGTCGCGGACCGCGAGACCGGGAAGTCGTCTCCGCGCGCGCGCACCGCCGTGCGCCGCCCCGCAGCGTTGAAAGGGAGCGCGGCGGGGGAGTAG